The Euphorbia lathyris chromosome 2, ddEupLath1.1, whole genome shotgun sequence genome includes a window with the following:
- the LOC136218397 gene encoding translocase of chloroplast 159, chloroplastic — protein sequence MEFNPSAPEMTSPLSNSSGSPSSSSSSSSSPSSHDSAIHNSLLISDNNTSDNSNNLNTSNAITGSGHGDFVTGDEDFQTNMDKPLAGVPDVETPEQPASGFTIFDPLEFPPLKRPEPVLKSSPHEDDDEKYAKPSETPVSEEGVIVTDEDEGLVVKNGTEEDVLVKMGEEVGMSLAVMETVGQDVEGTQLEGEKTEVYSDNEVEESKILGNVNDKLHTVALEQGKDEIVEIDGVNFTAGGDSVIEAVPGTAIGSGVVVVGDAEEIKDSVVKEEAPLDDVVPLDKGNGFSNISSDVDKAANLDVEYEENVQVIAVDCNGRKHGDSGFVGGEDSDVSDVPVIKDSQDIAAIGIEKTERIGATDVNESLEREVEPETDKQMEQIRFAEGTTSDELTAVSNELADGEDRDGAMIIDSAAQIAQTSVADEVSGDVPESAELRAISNMEVELEAENEDSNHPGEGGENEGSSTDEENEGMLFGSSEAAKQFLEELERGSAVDSSGAELSHDHSERIDGQIVTDSDEEIDTDEEGEGRQLFDSAALAALLKAATGAGSDGGTVTVTSQDGSRLFSVDRPAGLGSGLRPVKPAARQTRPSLFNSSSLAESDTKLSEEDKKKLEKLQQLRVKFLRLVHRLGHSPEESMVTQVLYRLALVAGRQTSQLFSLDAAKKTAQELEEKGKDDMDLSLNILVLGKTGVGKSATINSVFGEEKSPIHAFEPATTSVREITGMVAGIKIRVIDCPGLKSSGSEQGLNRKVLSSVKKFMKKCPPDIVLYVDRLDTQTRDLNDLPLLKSITSSLGSSVWRNAVVTLTHAASAPPDGPSGSPLSYEVFVAQRSHVVQQSIGQAVGDLRLMNPSLMNPVSLVENHPSCRKNREGEKVLPNGQTWRPQLLLLCFSMKILSEASSLSKPQDPFDHRKLFGLRSRSPPLPYLLSWLLQSRPHPKLSTDQGGDNVDSDVDLADLSDSDQEDEEDEYDQLPPFKPLRKAQFAKLSKEQKEAYMVEYDYRVKLLQKKQWREELRRIREMKKRGKVAVDEYGYNGEDGDPENGAPAAVPVPLPDMVLPPSFDGDNPAYRYRFLEPTSQFLARPVLDTHGWDHDCGYDGVNLEHSLAVVDQFPVAVAVQLTKDKKEFSVHLDSSVSAKHGENASSMVGFDIQNVGKQLAYVFRGETKFKNLRMNKTAAGMSVTFLGENVATGFKLEDQFALGKRLTLVGSTGIVRSQGDSACGANLEVRLKEADYPIGQDQSSLGLSLVKWRGDLALGANLQSQISVGRSYKVAVRAGLNNKMSGQITVRTSSSEQFQIALMGLLPIAMSIYKSIRPGVSENYSLY from the coding sequence ATGGAGTTCAACCCCTCTGCACCTGAAATGACATCGCCTCTTTCTAACTCATCaggttctccttcctcttcttcttcctcatcctctTCACCTTCTTCACATGATTCTGCTATTCATAATTCACTTCTGATTAGTGATAATAATACTAGTGATAATAGTAATAATCTTAATACTAGTAATGCTATTACCGGGAGTGGACATGGGGATTTTGTGACTGGCGACGAGGACTTCCAAACCAACATGGATAAGCCACTCGCGGGCGTTCCCGATGTGGAAACACCGGAACAACCTGCTTCCGGTTTCACTATTTTTGACCCTTTGGAATTTCCGCCTCTGAAAAGACCAGAGCCGGTCTTGAAATCATCGCCGcatgaagatgatgatgaaaaATATGCCAAACCCTCGGAAACCCCAGTTTCCGAGGAGGGTGTAATTGTTACGGATGAGGATGAGGGTTTAGTGGTGAAAAATGGAACTGAGGAGGATGTTTTAGTGAAAATGGGCGAGGAAGTGGGTATGAGTTTGGCTGTGATGGAAACTGTGGGCCAGGATGTGGAAGGGACTCAGTTGGAGGGGGAGAAAACTGAGGTTTATAGTGACAATGAGGTGGAAGAGAGTAAAATTTTGGGCAATGTGAATGACAAATTACACACTGTTGCTTTAGAACAGGGGAAGGATGAAATTGTTGAAATTGATGGTGTGAATTTTACAGCTGGAGGTGATTCTGTTATTGAGGCTGTACCTGGTACTGCTATAGGGTCAGGGGTGGTGGTTGTTGGGGATGCAGAGGAGATTAAGGATTCTGTAGTTAAAGAGGAGGCTCCACTTGATGATGTTGTGCCTCTAGATAAAGGTAATGGTTTTAGTAATATTAGCAGTGATGTAGACAAAGCAGCTAATCTGGATGTTGAATATGAAGAAAATGTTCAAGTTATAGCAGTGGACTGTAATGGAAGAAAGCATGGTGATTCTGGTTTTGTAGGGGGTGAGGATTCAGATGTGAGTGATGTCCCAGTCATTAAAGATAGCCAAGATATTGCAGCAATTGGCATAGAGAAGACTGAAAGAATAGGAGCTACTGATGTTAATGAGAGTCTAGAAAGAGAAGTAGAGCCTGAGACTGATAAACAAATGGAGCAGATACGCTTTGCAGAGGGGACAACTAGTGATGAATTGACTGCTGTATCCAATGAGCTGGCAGATGGAGAGGACAGAGATGGTGCTATGATAATTGATTCTGCTGCACAAATTGCACAAACCTCTGTTGCAGATGAAGTTTCAGGTGATGTACCTGAATCTGCTGAATTAAGGGCTATCTCCAACATGGAGGTTGAACTAGAAGCTGAAAATGAAGATAGCAATCATCCAGGTGAAGGAGGTGAGAATGAAGGATCATCAACTGACGAAGAGAATGAAGGTATGCTTTTTGGAAGCTCAGAAGCTGCCAAACAGTTCTTGGAGGAGTTAGAGCGAGGATCAGCTGTTGATTCCTCAGGTGCTGAACTTTCCCATGATCATTCAGAGAGAATTGATGGTCAAATTGTTACAGACTCAGATGAAGAAATAGACACTGATGAGGAAGGAGAGGGGAGGCAGCTGTTTGATTCTGCTGCCTTGGCAGCTCTCTTGAAAGCAGCAACTGGTGCTGGCTCAGACGGTGGCACTGTCACTGTGACCTCTCAAGATGGATCAAGGCTCTTCTCTGTTGATAGACCCGCAGGTCTGGGATCTGGACTTCGACCTGTAAAACCTGCAGCACGCCAAACTCGTCCCAGTCTTTTTAATTCTTCAAGTCTCGCAGAGTCAGATACCAAATTGAGTGAAGAAGATAAGAAGAAACTGGAAAAGTTGCAGCAATTAAGGGTGAAATTTTTGAGGCTTGTTCATAGACTTGGCCATTCACCAGAAGAGTCTATGGTAACACAGGTTTTATATCGTTTGGCTCTTGTTGCTGGGAGGCAAACCAGTCAACTATTCAGCCTTGATGCTGCAAAGAAAACTGCTCAGGAGCTTGAAGAGAAGGGGAAAGATGATATGGATTTATCCTTGAACATATTGGTTCTTGGGAAAACAGGGGTGGGAAAGAGTGCTACAATAAACTCAGTTTTTGGTGAAGAGAAGTCTCCAATCCATGCGTTTGAACCTGCAACAACTTCTGTTAGAGAAATAACTGGCATGGTAGCCGGAATTAAGATCAGGGTAATTGACTGTCCAGGTCTCAAGTCTTCTGGTTCAGAACAAGGGTTAAACCGCAAAGTTCTATCATCAGTGAAGAAGTTCATGAAGAAATGCCCTCCAGATATTGTCCTCTATGTTGATCGGCTTGACACTCAGACCAGGGATCTTAATGACCTGCCATTGCTGAAATCTATCACTAGTTCTCTTGGTTCTTCAGTCTGGCGAAATGCTGTAGTTACTCTAACCCATGCTGCTTCAGCACCACCAGATGGACCTTCTGGTTCCCCTCTGAGTTATGAGGTGTTTGTTGCTCAACGTTCCCATGTTGTTCAACAATCCATTGGTCAAGCTGTTGGTGATTTGCGATTGATGAACCCGAGTTTGATGAATCCTGTATCACTAGTAGAGAATCACCCTTCTTGTCGTAAAAACAGGGAAGGAGAAAAGGTGCTCCCTAATGGCCAAACTTGGAGGCCTCAGTTACTGCTGTTGTGCTTCTCTATGAAGATTTTATCTGAAGCAAGTTCCCTCTCAAAACCTCAAGATCCATTTGACCACCGAAAACTTTTCGGTCTCCGGTCACGGTCGCCTCCCCTTCCATACCTTTTGTCTTGGTTGTTGCAGTCCCGTCCACACCCTAAGCTCTCCACTGACCAAGGGGGTGACAATGTGGATTCTGATGTTGATCTGGCTGACTTGTCTGATTCTGatcaggaagatgaagaggatgaGTATGATCAGCTCCCTCCGTTCAAGCCTCTGAGGAAAGCTCAGTTTGCTAAACTTAGCAAGGAACAGAAGGAAGCATATATGGTGGAGTATGATTATCGGGTGAAGCTTCTCCAGAAAAAGCAATGGAGAGAGGAGCTTAGGAGAATAAGAGAGATGAAGAAGAGAGGAAAGGTTGCAGTAGATGAATATGGTTACAATGGTGAAGATGGTGATCCTGAAAATGGAGCTCCAGCTGCTGTGCCAGTTCCGTTACCTGATATGGTCCTGCCACCTTCATTTGACGGGGATAATCCAGCTTACAGGTACCGGTTCCTGGAACCAACTTCACAGTTTCTGGCAAGGCCAGTTCTGGACACCCATGGTTGGGACCATGATTGTGGGTATGATGGTGTGAATCTTGAACATAGTCTAGCTGTTGTTGATCAATTTCCGGTAGCTGTTGCTGTCCAACTAACAAAGGATAAGAAAGAGTTCAGCGTCCATTTGGATTCTTCAGTCTCTGCAAAGCATGGGGAGAATGCATCTAGTATGGTAGGGTTTGATATTCAAAATGTAGGAAAGCAACTTGCTTATGTCTTTAGAGGggagacaaaattcaaaaacttgagGATGAACAAGACAGCTGCTGGGATGTCTGTTACGTTTTTGGGCGAAAATGTGGCTACAGGTTTCAAACTTGAGGATCAGTTTGCTCTTGGGAAGCGCCTAACATTGGTTGGGAGCACTGGGATTGTACGTTCTCAGGGTGATTCAGCATGTGGAGCAAATCTGGAAGTGAGGCTAAAGGAAGCTGATTATCCAATTGGCCAGGATCAGTCCTCTCTAGGCTTGTCTTTGGTGAAGTGGAGAGGAGACTTGGCATTGGGGGCTAATCTTCAGTCCCAGATTTCAGTGGGGCGAAGCTATAAGGTAGCAGTTCGTGCAGGATTGAACAACAAGATGAGCGGGCAGATTACGGTTCGAACTAGTAGCTCTGAACAGTTTCAGATTGCACTCATGGGTCTTCTTCCAATTGCTATGTCCATCTACAAAAGCATTCGACCTGGGGTTAGTGAGAATTATTCACTGTACTAA